Part of the Erwinia amylovora genome is shown below.
ATCGGCGTTTCCGGTCAGCCGGGTCTGTTCAGCGAAGAGATCGTGCGCGAGATGTACAAACACTGTGCGCGCCCAATCATCATGCCGCTGTCTAACCCGACATCGCGAGTAGAAGCTACCCCACAGGACATCATGACCTGGACCGATGGCAGCGCGCTGGTGGCAACCGGCAGCCCGTTCTCTCCGGTTAGCTGGAAGGATAAAACGTATCCTGTTGCCCAGTGCAACAACTCCTATATCTTCCCCGGCATTGGCCTTGGGGTGATTGCTTCCGGTGCCACTCGCGTTACCGACAGCATGCTGATGGCGGCCAGTCGGGCGCTGGCCGACTGCTCACCATTGGTTAATGACGGCAAAGGCCCGGTACTGCCGGAAGTCAAAGATATCCAGGGCGTGTCGAAAGTGATCGCGATGGCGGTTGGCAAAGCGGCCCAGCTGGCTGGCGTGGCGGTGGTAACCCCTGAAGACGTGCTGTCGAAAGCCATAGCTGCCAACTTCTGGCTGCCGCAGTACCGTAATTATCGTCGTACCTCAATCTGATCGCGTAACCCCCTTATTGCTGGTATCTGAGAAGGCGCTTTAATCAAACCCGCCGTGATACCAGCAATAACAGAGGATTTGCCTGAAAATCCCCCACCTGGCACGGAGTGACTTGCTTCACCTCGCTGCCTCAAGTAGCCTTGACCCCCTCTCACCTGCCAATCCGAGTGCAGTTCATCATGTTGATACGCCTGATTTATGGTCTGATTATCATCATTACGTTGATAGCAGCGACCGCACTCGGCCTCGATCGCTGGGTCAGCTGGAAAACGGCACCCTACGTGTATGACGATCTGCAAGCGCTGCCGCATCGTCAGGTTGGCGTGGTACTGGGAACCGCCAAGTTTTACCGTACCGGGGTGATCAATCAGTATTACCTCTATCGTATGCAGGGCGCATTGAACGCGTATAACAGCGGGAAGGTCAATTACCTGCTGCTGAGCGGAGACAATGCCCGGCAGAGCTACAACGAGCCGATGACCATGCGCCGTGACCTGATCGCCGCCGGCGTGGATCCTTCTGATATCGTGCTGGACTATGCCGGTTTTCGTACGCTCGATTCCATCGTACGTACGCGCAAAGTGTTTGATACCAATGATTTTATTATCATCACCCAGCGTTTCCACTGCGAACGCGCGCTGTTGATTGCGCTGCATATGGGGATTCAGGCCCAGTGCTATGCGGTGCCGTCACCAAAGAATATGATGAGCGTGCGGCTGCGCGAAGTGGCAGCCCGCCTCGGGGCGCTGGCCGATCTGTATGTCATGAAGCGCGAGCCGCGTTTTCTCGGCCCGCTGGTGCCGATCCCAGCCCGCCATGACGTGCCGGAGGATGCACAAAGTTATCCGGCAGTCAGCCCGGAGCAGCTGCTGGAATTACAGCAGAAGAAGTAAATGGCTGACGTGACGGCCAGCCTCTGGCACAGCATCATCGCCTGTCTCATCACTATTTCTTACGTGCGTACTTGAGTGAGTCCAGCGCCACGGCGAAGATAATAATGCTGCCTTTAATAATGTACTGCCAGTAAGGATTGACGCCGATATAGGTCAAACCGTAGTTGATCACCGTAAAGATAATCACCCCGGTTACCACGCCGGCCACCGTTCCAACCCCACCGGCAAACGACACGCCGCCCACCACACAGGCAGCAATCGCGTCCAGCTCGTACATAAAGCCGAGGTTATTGGTAGCCGAACCGATACGCCCCGCTTCCAGCATGCCACCGAACGCGTAGAACACCCCGGACAGGGCATAGACGAGAATCAGGTTAAACGGCACGTTGACGCCAGAGACGCGCGCGGCCTCCGGATTACCGCCGATAGCAAAAATGTTTTTACCGAAGCGCGTTTTAGTCCACAGGACCCACACCAAAAACACGGCAATCAGCGCATAGAAGGTAATATATGAGAGTTTGAAGTCACCAATGCGCAGAAAGCCCTGGGCAAAGGTGGAAAACTTCTCGTCAAAACCGGCGACCGGCGATGCGCCCACATGGTCGTAATAGAGTGAGTTCACCCCGTAAACGATAATCATGGTGCCCAGAGTAGTGATAAACGGCGTTACCTTCAGGTAAGCAATAATCACACCGTTAAGCAGCCCAATCAGCGCGCCGATGGCGCAGACGATCACCACCACCAGTGCAATCGGCAGCGTTTCCAGCTGCGGAAAGACCTTGTTAGCGTTGTCCATCGACTGTAACAGCGTGGCGGCCACCACGGCGGCCAGCCCCACCTGACGCCCGGCGGACAGATCGGTTCCCTGGGTTACAATCAGTCCGGCGACGCCCAGCGCGATGATCACCCGCACCGATGACTGAGTCAGAACATTACTCAGGTTCATTAAACTTAAAAACGTCGGATCCTGGATAATAATGATGGCCAGCAACACCAGCAGCACCACATAAATGCCTCCCTCTTTAAGCCAGGTGAGCGCATTTTTCTTATTTACCGCTTTCATAGTTACAACCCGTCAATAATTAAAGGTGCAATGAAGCCAAACGCAATATTTCGTTTTGCGTCGTTGTTTTGGTCTCAACAATGCCGGCTACCAGGCCATTACTCATTACCAGTATCCGGTCGGTGATCCCTAATAATTCCGGCATTTCAGAAGAGATGATGATGATCCCCTTACCTTTTTTTGCCAGTTCTGCAATCAGCTGATAGATTTCAAACTTTGCCCCCACGTCAATGCCGCGCGTGGGTTCATCCAGCATCAGAACTTCCGGCTGGGTCAACAACCAGCGGCCAATGATCACTTTCTGCTGATTACCACCGGATAAGGAACCGATGGCGGTATAATGCCCCGGCGTTTTTACCCGCATCGCATCAATGACCCATTGGGTATCGCTTTTCATGCGGCGGTTATCCAATAGCCCAATGCGGTTTTTATATTTGGCGATGTTTGAAATCAGCGAATTGAATCCAATATCCAGATAGGCATAAATACCGGTAGAACGCCGTTCTTCGGTCACCAGCGCAAATCCGTGATTAATGGCTTCATTGGCGCTGTGATTATTGATCGCTTTGCCGTGCAGCCGGATGGTACCCGCTGATTTTTCGCGAATGCCAAACAGGGTCTCGACAATATCGGTACGTTTCGCTCCCACCAGCCCGGCAATACCGAGGATTTCCCCCTGACGAAGATCGAAAGAAACATCGCGAATGGACGGCTGGCGCAGCGAGGACAGGTTGCGTACTTCAAGGATGGTCTCGCCCGGCACGTTGGTTTTATCAGGAAAACGCTGATTAAGTGAACGTCCAACCATCATGGCGATGATTTGATCCATATCCAGGCCTGCAAGCGGCCGGGTGGCAATCCACTGGCCGTCGCGAAGAATGGTTATTTCATCGCACAGCTGAAATATCTCTTCCATTTTGTGCGAGATGTAGATAATACCGCAGCCGCGATCCTTCAACTTGCGGATAATGGTGAAAAGATGGTTGACTTCCTTTTCCGTTAACGACGAGGTCGGCTCATCCATGATGACTATTTTAGCGTCATAGGAGAACGCCTTGGCAATTTCGACCATCTGCATTTGCGAGACGGACAGCGTGACCACTTTATCGCGTGGGTCAATATTAATATCCAGCTCGTCGAATATCGCTTTTGTATCAAGATACATTTTATCCTGGTCGACGAATAACCCTTTTTGCGGATAACGCCCAAGCCACATATTGTCCATGACGCTACGCTGCAGCACCAGGTTTAATTCCTGATGCACCATTGAAACGCCATTTTCCAGCGCCTCTTTCGCGCTGTGGTAATTCACTGCCATCCCACGGAAAATAATGCTGCCGCTGTCTTTAGCATAAATACCAAACAGGCATTTTAGCAGCGTAGACTTGCCCGCACCATTCTCCCCCATTAAGGCATGAACAGAATGCGGACGAACCCTCAGATTGACGTTATCGAGCGCTTTAACCCCGGGAAAAGACTTACTGACAGCGGTCATCTCCAGTAAGTATTCGCACTCTGTTGGTACGCTATGACTGCCCATAAATTCACCCGGCTGATTAGGCTGATGCGGCTGGCAGGCCGCATCAGGAAACGCTTATTGTGGCAGCTGAGACAGGTTGTCTTTATCTACCGGTATATAGGCTACGCGTACCACTTTACCATCAAGTTTGTAGCGGGTGCCTTCGGTCGCCGGTTTGCCCGCCGCCAGGTTTTTGGCCAGCTCCAGGGTGGCTTTCGCCTGGTTTTTCGCATCGTTAAGCACCGTACCGGCCATCGCTGAGGATTTCACCAGCGCCAGCGCTTCGGGTAGTGCATCAACGCCGAATACCGGCACAGAAGATCGGTTATGCGCTTTCAACGCCTCTACCGCGCCCATTGCCATTGCATCGTTATTAGCGATAACCACTTCGATTTTGTTGCCGTTAGGGCCGGACAGCCAGGCATCCACTTTGTCTTTCGCCTGAGCGGTATCCCACATGGCGTTATCTAAATGCAGCTGCTGGGTTTTCACGCCATCTTTGTTTAACGTATCAATCACATATTTGGTGCGCGCTTCCGCGTCCGGGTGGCCAGGTTCCCCCTTCAGCAGCACAAACTGCATCTCACCGTCTTTGTTCAGATCCCAGGCTGGATTGGCCTTCCAGTGTTTTTCAATCAGTTCGCCCTGCTTGACGCCAGATTCTTTCGAGTCCGTTCCGACATAATAAGCTTTGTCGTAGCTGGCCAGCGTTTTGGCGCTCGGCTCTTTATTGAAAAACACCACGGGGACATCATTCGCTTTCGCTTTGGCAATGACGACGGCAGCCGCAGCCGGATCGACAAGATTAATCGCCAGCGCCTTGACCCCTTTCGCCAGCAACACGTCGACCTGGTCGTTTTGCGTTGACTGGCTGTTCTGCGAGTCGTTCATCAACAGCTGAACGCCCGGGCTGTTTTTAGCCTCTTTCTCAATATCCTTGCGTACCATTGACATAAAGTTGTCGTCGTATTTATAGATGGTAACGCCAATGCGCGTGTCGGCAGCCTGAGCCGCTGCGCCAAACGTCATACTGGCCAGCAGGACGCTGAACGTGAAAACCTTCTTATTCATGTTATCTCCGGTTTTTGTAAGGTATGACTCAACGCTGTATGTCGGTAAACAGAGCGACAGGAAGCGAGGATTTTAGGTAGAAATGCAAAATGCGTTTCAGTCACGTTACGCCAGGCCAACGGCTTCGGGCGCTTCACCGTTTGTGTCGTAACACTTGCTGTGTGATGAATATGTCTCATTGTTTCAGGGATGGCCGGCGGCGCCGCGACAGGGGGCGGAGGCACTCAGAGATGATGTTTGACCGCCTGAAAACGCTGCCATCTTAGAGAAAGAATTGTTAATTAACTGTGAATTTACTCACAGATTGAAAGCGGTTACAGGCCGCCGTCACCTAAGTTAGTGACCACCGCCACAGTTTGTCGAACTGCGACCGAATGTCGCCTGACCAGCGTTGGCATAAAGCAGTGGCTTTCCTGCGGATCAAGCTGCCCGGCGGCGGCCTTTAATGCCAGTTCAGTCGCCAGTTTGGCCATTGAAGCGATGGGATAGCGCATCGTGCTTAGCTGCGGGTCGGTATAACGTGCGAAGGGAATATCGTCGAATCCGACCAGTGAAAGCTGCTGCGGCACCGCAATTGCGTTATCTTTCAATGCCGCCAGCGCACCGGCCGCCATACTGTCGTTATAGGCAAATACCGCCGTCAGTTGCAGATTGCGCCCCAGCAGTTCGACCATCGCCAGCTCGCCGCCCTGCAAATCAGGTTCGCCCCCGGCACACCAGCTGTCTGGCGGAGTTATGCCTTGCTCGCCTAGCGCCTGGTGCCAGCCTGCGCGCCGCTGCGCGTTATCTTCAATCGCATGGGATGAACCGAGATAAGCAATGCGCTGGTGCCCGTGCTGTTGCAACATATGCATCGCCATCAGCGCCCCGCTGACGTTATCAAGATACACGCAGCGGTGGGCAAAACCCGGCACTACCCGGTTGATCAGTACCATGCCCGGCACCTGCTGCATCAGGGCGGCCAGCTCCCTGTCGCACAATGCTTTTGCGTGTACGATCAGGGCATGGCAGCGCTGACGGATCAGCACTTCAATGGCGTGGCGCTCTTTGTCCGCCTGATGCCAGGCATTATTGATCAAGACCTGCATCTGCATCGAGCGGGCAACGGCGTCAACCGCTTTGATCAGCGCGCCAAAGAACGGGTCGGAGACATCCATCACCACCACGCCGATGGTATCACTGAGCCGGTTAGCCAGCGCCTGGGCGTTGGCATCAGGGCGATAACCCAGCCGTTCAATGGTTTTCATTACCCGGGTGCGGGTATCTGCGGTGACCACCGAGCTGTTGTTAAGCACCCGCGAGACGGTGGCGACAGAGACGCCCGCTTCCCGCGCCACATCGCGTATGGTTAACATGGCGATGCGCCGCTGTTCAATCGATGTTGCATTGTTGCTCCTGACATAAGACATTCTGCTTTCTATTTTGTCAGGCATCCAACGCTGGCTACGTGAGAAACCTCACAGCCATGAAAACGGTTACAGCCCCTTTCGCCACTTTGTGAAGCGCGTCATCTTCCGTCAGAGGATTTACGCTCTGTATTGACGCCCAACGAGATCAAACGCCGCCATAGCCATTCCACCGGCCCCTGACGGAAAAAACGCAGCCAGAGTACAGAAAACAGCAGGTTCACCAGCCAGATTGCCGGTACCAGCGCCAGCAGCTGCAGGCGGGTTAAATGATTGAACAGGGCGAAGTGATTAAACAGCGTGGTGCAGATCAGCGTCTGTAACAAATAATTGCTAAGCGCCATGCGCCCGACGGCGCTGATTGCCGGGGTAAGGCGCAGCCGCTGTAGTTGAGGCCACCAGCCATAACAGAGCGCGGCATAGCCCAGCGCCTGAAAAGGTGCGCTGATCTCACGCGGCAATTGCAGATAAAATCCGGCCCAGCGGAAATCCCACTGGCTGTACCA
Proteins encoded:
- the galS gene encoding HTH-type transcriptional regulator GalS — translated: MLTIRDVAREAGVSVATVSRVLNNSSVVTADTRTRVMKTIERLGYRPDANAQALANRLSDTIGVVVMDVSDPFFGALIKAVDAVARSMQMQVLINNAWHQADKERHAIEVLIRQRCHALIVHAKALCDRELAALMQQVPGMVLINRVVPGFAHRCVYLDNVSGALMAMHMLQQHGHQRIAYLGSSHAIEDNAQRRAGWHQALGEQGITPPDSWCAGGEPDLQGGELAMVELLGRNLQLTAVFAYNDSMAAGALAALKDNAIAVPQQLSLVGFDDIPFARYTDPQLSTMRYPIASMAKLATELALKAAAGQLDPQESHCFMPTLVRRHSVAVRQTVAVVTNLGDGGL
- the mglB gene encoding galactose/glucose ABC transporter substrate-binding protein MglB translates to MNKKVFTFSVLLASMTFGAAAQAADTRIGVTIYKYDDNFMSMVRKDIEKEAKNSPGVQLLMNDSQNSQSTQNDQVDVLLAKGVKALAINLVDPAAAAVVIAKAKANDVPVVFFNKEPSAKTLASYDKAYYVGTDSKESGVKQGELIEKHWKANPAWDLNKDGEMQFVLLKGEPGHPDAEARTKYVIDTLNKDGVKTQQLHLDNAMWDTAQAKDKVDAWLSGPNGNKIEVVIANNDAMAMGAVEALKAHNRSSVPVFGVDALPEALALVKSSAMAGTVLNDAKNQAKATLELAKNLAAGKPATEGTRYKLDGKVVRVAYIPVDKDNLSQLPQ
- the mglC gene encoding galactose/methyl galactoside ABC transporter permease MglC encodes the protein MKAVNKKNALTWLKEGGIYVVLLVLLAIIIIQDPTFLSLMNLSNVLTQSSVRVIIALGVAGLIVTQGTDLSAGRQVGLAAVVAATLLQSMDNANKVFPQLETLPIALVVVIVCAIGALIGLLNGVIIAYLKVTPFITTLGTMIIVYGVNSLYYDHVGASPVAGFDEKFSTFAQGFLRIGDFKLSYITFYALIAVFLVWVLWTKTRFGKNIFAIGGNPEAARVSGVNVPFNLILVYALSGVFYAFGGMLEAGRIGSATNNLGFMYELDAIAACVVGGVSFAGGVGTVAGVVTGVIIFTVINYGLTYIGVNPYWQYIIKGSIIIFAVALDSLKYARKK
- the mglA gene encoding galactose/methyl galactoside ABC transporter ATP-binding protein MglA, whose translation is MGSHSVPTECEYLLEMTAVSKSFPGVKALDNVNLRVRPHSVHALMGENGAGKSTLLKCLFGIYAKDSGSIIFRGMAVNYHSAKEALENGVSMVHQELNLVLQRSVMDNMWLGRYPQKGLFVDQDKMYLDTKAIFDELDINIDPRDKVVTLSVSQMQMVEIAKAFSYDAKIVIMDEPTSSLTEKEVNHLFTIIRKLKDRGCGIIYISHKMEEIFQLCDEITILRDGQWIATRPLAGLDMDQIIAMMVGRSLNQRFPDKTNVPGETILEVRNLSSLRQPSIRDVSFDLRQGEILGIAGLVGAKRTDIVETLFGIREKSAGTIRLHGKAINNHSANEAINHGFALVTEERRSTGIYAYLDIGFNSLISNIAKYKNRIGLLDNRRMKSDTQWVIDAMRVKTPGHYTAIGSLSGGNQQKVIIGRWLLTQPEVLMLDEPTRGIDVGAKFEIYQLIAELAKKGKGIIIISSEMPELLGITDRILVMSNGLVAGIVETKTTTQNEILRLASLHL
- the sanA gene encoding outer membrane permeability protein SanA, which codes for MLIRLIYGLIIIITLIAATALGLDRWVSWKTAPYVYDDLQALPHRQVGVVLGTAKFYRTGVINQYYLYRMQGALNAYNSGKVNYLLLSGDNARQSYNEPMTMRRDLIAAGVDPSDIVLDYAGFRTLDSIVRTRKVFDTNDFIIITQRFHCERALLIALHMGIQAQCYAVPSPKNMMSVRLREVAARLGALADLYVMKREPRFLGPLVPIPARHDVPEDAQSYPAVSPEQLLELQQKK